From a region of the Takifugu flavidus isolate HTHZ2018 chromosome 20, ASM371156v2, whole genome shotgun sequence genome:
- the mlana gene encoding melanoma antigen recognized by T-cells 1: MRCNHTDGMPRGAFNIYFASNRHGYVRAEETVGIVLLVVILAALFVLGCWYFKKRSGYKLIRSPRSGSPGYTGGHYSEGEPEAENKMPLTDFGSFRPAVPNAPPAYEKIASGPLPPPYSP, encoded by the exons ATGCGCTGTAACCACACTGACGGGATGCCTCGTGGGGCCTTCAACATCTATTTTGCCAGCAACAGACATGGATACGTCAGAGCTGAGGA GACCGTCGGTATTGTTCTCCTGGTGGTCATCCTGGCAGCTCTCTTTGTTCTCGGCTGCTGGTATTTTAAGAAGAGAAGCGGCTACAAATTAATCAGA AGCCCCAGGTCGGGGTCACCAGGTTACACGGGAGGCCACTACTCCGAGGGGGAACCTGAAGCCGAGAACAAGATGCCTCTGACTGACTTTGGCAGCTTCCGACCGGCG GTTCCCAATGCTCCACCGGCGTATGAAAAGATTGCTTCAGGACCATTGCCACCACCTTATTCCCCTTAA
- the LOC130516878 gene encoding LOW QUALITY PROTEIN: uncharacterized protein KIAA2026 (The sequence of the model RefSeq protein was modified relative to this genomic sequence to represent the inferred CDS: inserted 1 base in 1 codon) yields the protein MDLENRTSETSTAYSGHLFCTQELIVRDQGCGAQQYSSDMTSQSKNVTRSPEDAGVGMTEDGLSNGACDFDSVAAPDGAGDSGAAAEDEHRALGNDGASDLSGSDLSLPEVCVSTHIKCSEEEMNYEVQQAYRIFSSFLVDKYKSLTGLFLRPVGHQVAQRGVGGVLGRGQAQLKQSMCLQRMEEKFDRREYESITEFVADFRLMLENCYRYHGVDHWISKQAQKLEILLEQKLTLLSRMLREKTSLAVTSKGRFGSEEERGSGGTSTRRRLAPRSLATLSVGGHESVMVQTLRLEEQQRAKDEKRQRELERREAEEMSAKEVEDWEQSLLSQALAHPVETLWELPAIGHFLCLAQTALNLPEIIFFELERCLLMPRCSSLLSKLMTSLLSPPQRRATLHRRPSLPYRRWESELRQRVAGWYRAVGASRNQXRPAEQLGLCHRFFSILGEASPLEEKPFHSLPFYQRVWLLKGLCDHVYQTQKDVQDALLSQPIHECRESILGYDGRENAYIHFPHFCGADLRIYCQSPSTPPAFPLPSITVKALEKNPDVDADLSEGVKEEEDQSDGGRSAGAAGSGEFGSGRAEALGLDGDEEKSTFKKEGSESGSCDGDSCDGYKLNWERSNSFPQNAPSRYVEKSPEAPPSRQERRSPAAARAIEAAAREPCLSVEEYSYTGRSPARLVSRVSPTKLEEVTMVGDEQSAPNPPFSECPRSGKSRRILELLAPERVQTPKDERLSNKIWTKRKKRKKRGPTRVKVARGEPVGRRDEAAKAAARRVSPAIKRKEKKKKPRTGRNLESRRTIKAAPPAEPSFKLVCTNLEELRGLISQIEDELDDLESTKKRLGRWYYRREAVKELHSTLIRLLNELSPWEPKLLKAFQRNRLRLKKEFDDYKKHPEFNNFVREEGVSSSSSSSEEEQDEERGLGARACSLSDHYRRSEEEDLEVPRGLWKGASTRETLAEAEAPANHLSPPDAKEKGTILLPSSLMTSRGPQFKSDSDSTWTSGPGPQASPVLHSNAGLPKGYTPIPTLLAKSVGNKVTLMKRPADYSEVRNKDRQRRGSLPPSAVMTAKAQISSSVQQTQAHGRPAAPSPPVKATPRQAITKNPPAVNCAAPEGPGQLREAGGSSPVAVPVRPFVDQTAGENIAQQVVMLPSKFLPQKDAQVPASGPLCMSTNVPGFTIPEHKIPVQQVAPLKNATISRTPVGLRSQEEVTNAAGFTGTHVWNPPFRLTKSSVSSSSSSTNSSGSGSSEPCKAPEDKQELRTVCIRDSQSILVTTRGGNTGIVKVQSSDQNALGSFSMNPVITISPQLKAFLVSKAAQNLGPSAPAQTSCTIPAVTSTSGAQTPRPVSTIAKSHDTLTMAGLPTGPGSIPAPDPRGTAANAPDAFAKTPISPVTLNPCTQAAGRSLQAELANKSGGKRASTEETSQHTKFILVSPPSLSTVSNVGLSNSPPSSTRSLPAPGVMFLSQAAAGFTSTCAAIPPAQPQSTSSNLKLGFRAGQPVGNLKPEASKLKNITRPSAGQFQLSGRTTMIGQTIGALSLSPSKSTPVSAPGADRPAAFTTALNSSTTTSSSPQPVPRPSLPTGCQQQAFPSFTMICHPGTSAASSAPTGGDLGVAHTTCPAQVATTAQSTPALTSPPVLTSQPSHTSGLFKESSLFSQLAPSKPQIPASPSPAAAANTQFSTSSAGTIQQRIVINTSAPLAGGTQILLNNARFVVPPQGLGPGSHVLIISSPAPQQVPPASTSSTGLAVPLQRATHDSTASLAPLSPRSPVRLSTAPAATYPFVASSLRANAADGEPVQLPCMGSAVLPGKPNGNFAPPTVGSPTLVPFPPRLGAPGLMSSVSNRVPVASPAPVNKTLPAGTRAQAECSPAVAHALSRMSAPVSSLPVVASPLIPASSVIARTPALVASVTAPGPVLQPQQGAAASSIPPLPPGPLHIRLDNASARHLGPALMQTVPPAMAIPSSRMQTPPVATVPPIGSLVRTFESTPMVAAPSSNSTVLVTSARPISSLTINNPVLTAQALGKLPLAAASKGTHANVASRLLISPDGAVLNTLQCQASAAELAACSGTKDSRVVFHNSSTGELRTHDSEFQPSQAGRS from the exons ATGGATCTGGAGAACAGGACCAGTGAAACCAGCACAGCCTATAGTGGACATTTGTTCTGCACCCAAGAACTGATTGTGAGGGACCAAGGCTGCGGAGCCCAGCAGTACAGCTCAGACATGACATCGCAGTCCAAAAACGTCACCCGCAGCCCCGAAGATGCCGGCGTCGGCATGACGGAGGATGGACTCAGCAACGGCGCGTGTGATTTTGACAGCGTGGCGGCGCCGGACGGTGCTGGTGACAGTGGAGCCGCTGCTGAGGACGAGCACCGCGCGCTCGGCAACGACGGCGCGTCTGATCTTTCCGGCAGCGACCTCTCGCTGCCCGAAGTCTGCGTTTCCACCCATATCAAATGCTCTGAAGAGGAGATGAACTACGAGGTCCAACAAGCTTACAGGATATTCAGTAGCTTTCTCGTAGACAAGTACAAAAGTCTCACCGGCCTGTTCTTGCGTCCAGTTGGCCATCAGGTGGCCCAGCGGGGCGTTGGAGGTGTCCTGGGCAGGGGTCAGGCACAGCTCAAGCAGTCCATGTGTCtgcagaggatggaggagaagttTGACCGGCGAGAGTACGAGAGCATAACGGAGTTCGTGGCCGATTTCAGGCTGATGCTGGAGAACTGTTACCGTTACCACGGCGTTGACCACTGGATTTCTAAACAGGCTCAGAAGCTGGAGATCTTGCTGGAACAGAAGCTGACATTGTTATCAAG AATGCTGCGAGAAAAGACGTCTTTGGCGGTGACCTCTAAAGGGCGCTTCGGTTCCGAGGAGGAACGCGGTTCGGGAGGCACCTCTACGAGGAGGCGACTGGCACCTCGTAGCCTCGCCACCTTGAGCGTCGGTGGCCACGAATCCGTCATGGTGCAGACGCTGCGGttggaagagcagcagagggcCAAAGATGAGAAGAG GCAGCGCGAGCTGGAgcggagagaggcagaggaaatgTCAGCCAAAGAGGTGGAAGACTGGGAGCAGTCCCTGCTGTCCCAGGCTTTGGCTCATCCCGTGGAAACTCTGTGGGAACTGCCTGCCATCGGCCACTTCCTCTGCCTGGCCCAGACCGCCCTGAACCTCCCGGAGATTATATTTTTCGAGCTGGAACGTTGTTTGCTGATGCCCCGCTGCAGCTCCCTCTTGTCCAAACTCATGACGTCCCTGCTGTCCCCGCCCCAGAGGAGGGCCACTTTGCACCGCCGCCCTTCTCTTCCGTACCGCCGCTGGGAGTCGGAACTTAGGCAGCGGGTCGCGGGCTGGTACCGGGCTGTCGGGGCCTCCCGTAACC GTCGGCCGGCCGAGCAGCTGGGTCTTTGCCACCGGTTTTTCAGCATCCTCGGGGAGGCCAGTCCTTTGGAAGAAAAGCCTTTTCACTCGCTGCCCTTCTACCAGCGCGTGTGGCTCCTGAAGGGCCTGTGCGACCACGTGTATCAGACGCAGAAGGACGTGCAAGACGCTCTGCTGTCCCAGCCCATCCACGAATGTCGGGAATCTATCCTGGGCTACGACGGCAGAGAGAACGCTTATATCCACTTTCCGCATTTCTGCGGGGCCGACCTGAGAATCTACTGCCAGAGCCCCAGCACGCCCCCAGCGTTCCCCCTGCCTTCTATCACGGTGAAAGCGCTTGAGAAAAACCCGGACGTGGACGCCGACCTGTCGGAGggagtgaaggaagaggaggatcaAAGCGACGGGGGACGCTCGGCGGGCGCGGCGGGGTCTGGTGAATTTGGGAGCGGGAGAGCGGAGGCTCTTGGTTTGGACGGAGATGAGGAGAAATCAACGTTTAAAAAGGAGGGGTCCGAGTCGGGGTCTTGTGACGGAGACTCTTGTGATGGCTACAAGCTGAACTGGGAGCGTTCCAACTCATTTCCGCAGAACGCTCCGAGCAGATACGTGGAAAAGAGTCCGGAGGCGCCTCCGTCCCGGCAGGAGCGGCGCTCCCCCGCTGCGGCGCGCGCCATTGAGGCGGCGGCACGGGAGCCTTGTCTGAGCGTCGAGGAGTACAGCTACACGGGCAGATCACCAGCTCGCCTTGTCAGTCGTGTCTCGCCGACCAAGCTGGAGGAGGTCACAATGGTCGGGGACGAGCAGAGCGCCCCAAATCCTCCCTTTTCCGAATGTCCGAGAAGCGGTAAATCCCGCCGCATTTTAGAGCTCTTGGCTCCTGAGCGGGTCCAAACACCAAAGGACGAGAGGCTGAGCAACAAAATCTGGACCAAGAGGAAGAAACGGAAGAAAAGAGGACCGACGAGGGTTAAAGTGGCGCGAGGGGAGCCGGTGGGGAGGAGGGACGAGgctgctaaagctgctgctcGCAGAGTTTCCCCGGCAAtcaaaaggaaagagaagaagaaaaaacccagAACAG GAAGAAATCTGGAGTCGAGAAGGACGATAAAAGCCGCCCCTCCTGCTGAGCCGTCATTTAAG TTGGTCTGCACCAACCTCGAGGAGCTGCGAGGGCTGATCAGTCAGATAGAAGACGAGTTGGACGACCTGGAGAGCACCAAGAAGAGATTA GGTCGGTGGTATTACAGGAGAGAAGCAGTGAAGGAGCTTCACAGCACTCTCATCAGACTCCTGAATGAGCTCTCGCCTTGGGAACCCAAACTGCTCAAAGCTTTCCAAAGGAACAG GCTTCGTCTGAAGAAGGAGTTTGATGACTACAAGAAGCACCCAGAGTTCAACAACTTTGTGCGCGAGGAGGGTGTttcgtcatcgtcgtcgtcgtcggaggaagagcaggatgaGGAGCGAGGTTTGGGCGCCAGGGCGTGTTCGCTCTCAGatcattacagaagatcagaagaggaggacctggaggttCCCAGAGGTCTTTGGAAAGGAG cGAGCACCAGAGAGACGctggctgaggctgaggctccTGCCAACCATCTTAGCCCTCCAGACGCAAAAGAAAAGGGAACCATTCTGTTGCCCAGCAGCCTCATGACCTCTAGGGGGCCACAGTTTAAATCAGATTCAGACTCGACCTGGACGTCGGGACCAGGGCCCCAGGCCTCACCCGTTCTCCACTCCAACGCTGGGCTCCCGAAGGGCTACACGCCCATCCCCACCCTGCTAGCAAAAAGCGTGGGAAACAAAGTGACCTTAATGAAACGGCCTGCTGATTACTCAGAGGTCcgaaacaaagacagacagagaagagggtCTCTGCCTCCCTCCGCGGTGATGACAGCAAAAGCACAAATCTCCTCGAGTGTCCAGCAGACACAGGCGCACGGCCGACCGgcagctccttctccacccGTAAAGGCCACGCCGAGGCAGGCAATAACCAAAAATCCCCCTGCGGTAAACTGCGCGGCGCCCGAGGGACCGGGTCAGCTCAGGGAGGCGGGGGGCAGCAGCCCAGTCGCCGTCCCTGTCCGACCTTTTGTGGACCAAACCGCTGGGGAGAACATCGCACAACAGGTGGTGATGCTGCCCTCTAAGTTTCTCCCTCAGAAGGACGCTCAGGTCCCAGCTTCAGGTCCCTTGTGTATGTCCACCAACGTGCCTGGCTTCACCATTCCTGAGCACAAAATCCCTGTTCAGCAAGTGGCCCCCCTGAAAAACGCCACCATATCGAGGACTCCCGTCGGCCTCCGCTCACAAGAGGAGGTCACAAACGCAGCAGGGTTCACGGGCACGCACGTCTGGAATCCCCCGTTCAGATTAACAAAAAGCAGCGTGTCCAGTTCCTCCTCGAGCACAAACTCTTCGGGTTCCGGCTCCAGCGAGCCTTGTAAGGCCCCAGAAGATAAACAGGAGCTGAGAACCGTGTGTATCCGGGATTCCCAGTCCATCCTGGTGACGACCAGAGGGGGCAACACAGGCATAGTTAAAGTTCAGAGCTCGGACCAGAACGCACTCGGTTCTTTCTCCATGAATCCGGTCATCACCATCTCACCTCAGCTCAAAGCCTTCCTGGTGTCGAAGGCGGCGCAGAATCTGGGCCCGTCTGCTCCCGCTCAGACCTCGTGCACCATTCCAGCTGTGACCAGCACCTCGGGGGCACAAACGCCGAGGCCGGTTTCTACGATAGCAAAGTCACATGACACGTTGACGATGGCTGGGCTTCCGACAGGCCCCGGCAGCATTCCCGCTCCAGACCCTAGAGGCACAGCTGCAAACGCCCCCGATGCTTTTGCTAAAACCCCCATCAGCCCAGTAACACTGAATCCATGCACACAGGCGGCGGGTCGTTCTCTCCAGGCAGAGCTCGCCAACAAGAGCGGGGGGAAACGGGCCAGTACAGAGGAGACGTCCCAGCATACTAAATTCATATTGGTGtctcctccatctttgtccACCGTCTCCAATGTCGGGCTGTCAAACAGTCCTCCCTCTTCCACGCGGTCACTTCCTGCGCCCGGAGTCATGTTCCTCAGCCAGGCCGCGGCCGGCTTCACCAGCACGTGTGCGGCCATCCCTCCGGCTCAGCCTCAGAGCACCTCGTCAAATCTGAAACTTGGTTTTAGAGCAGGCCAGCCTGTAGGCAATCTGAAGCCCGAAGCATCCAAGTTAAAGAACATCACTCGGCCCTCAG CAGGTCAGTTCCAGTTATCAGGAAGGACGACCATGATCGGGCAGACCATCGGTGCCCTGTCGCTGTCTCCATCCAAGAGCACGCCAGTGTCTGCCCCTGGTGCGGATCGTCCCGCAGCCTTCACCACTGCACTTAATTCAAGTACCACCACCAGTTCTTCTCCCCAGCCTGTTCCCCGTCCTTCCCTCCCCACCGGGTGTCAGCAGCAGGCGTTCCCCTCATTCACCATGATTTGCCACCCGGGAACTTCAGCAGCCTCGTCTGCTCCGACAGGAGGCGACCTGGGCGTGGCCCACACCACATGTCCTGCTCAGGTAGCCACCACTGCGCAGAGCACCCCAGCCCTGACCTCTCCACCCGTTCTTACATCTCAGCCTTCACACACGAGTGGCCTGTTTAAAGAAAGCAGTTTATTCTCTCAGCTCGCTCCCAGTAAGCCCCAGATACCGGCGTCCCCGAGCCCGGCGGCAGCCGCCAACACGCAGTTCAGCACTTCCTCCGCGGGCACCATCCAGCAGAGGATAGTCATCAACACTTCTGCACCCCTCGCAGGTGGCACACAGATCCTCCTTAATAACGCACGCTTTGTAGTTCCTCCCCAGGGTTTGGGTCCAGGTAGCCACGTCCTCATCATCTCAAGCCCTGCACCTCAGCAAGTGCCTCCTGCCAGTACTTCCAGCACTGGTTTAGCAGTGCCTCTACAAAGGGCAACCCATGATAGTACAGCCTCTCTAGCGCCACTTTCACCCCGCTCACCAGTCAGATTGTCTACTGCACCAGCAGCCACGTATCCTTTTGTAGCGTCGTCGTTACGGGCGAACGCGGCCGACGGCGAGCCGGTCCAACTCCCTTGCATGGGCTCGGCCGTGTTGCCCGGCAAACCAAATGGGAATTTTGCACCACCTACTGTAGGCTCACCCACCCTGGTGCCATTCCCACCAAGGCTGGGTGCACCAGGCCTCATGTCTTCGGTGTCCAACCGTGTTCCTGTCGCCAGTCCAGCACCAGTTAATAAAACATTGCCTGCTGGTACACGTGCACAGGCTGAGTGTTCCCCTGCCGTAGCACACGCCTTGTCCAGGATGTCCGCCCCGGTATCATCCTTGCCCGTTGTAGCCAGTCCATTGATTCCCGCGTCCTCTGTGATAGCACGGACGCCGGCTTTGGTCGCTTCTGTGACCGCTCCTGGCCCGGTCCTGCagccccagcagggggcagcagcatcCTCCATCCCCCCTCTACCACCGGGGCCGCTGCATATCAGACTGGACAACGCATCAGCGAGACACCTGGGCCCCGCGCTCATGCAGACGGTGCCGCCAGCTATGGCCATCCCATCGTCTAGAATGCAGACGCCGCCCGTTGCTACGGTTCCACCGATTGGAAGCCTCGTCCGCACGTTTGAATCCACGCCTATGGTGGCTGCACCTTCATCCAACAGCACTGTACTGGTGACTTCAGCCCGGCCAATCAGCTCGCTCACGATCAATAATCCGGTTCTGACCGCTCAAGCACTTGGGAAGCTCCCCCTGGCCGCCGCCTCTAAAGGGACTCACGCCAACGTAGCATCCAGGCTGCTCATTAGTCCTGATGGTGCAGTTTTGAACACACTTCAGTGTCAGGCCAGCGCAGCAGAGCTGGCCGCCTGCTCCGGAACAAAGGACTCACGGGTGGTTttccacaacagcagcaccgGAGAACTCCGCACACACGACTCGGAGTTCCAGCCGTCACAGGCAGGGAGAAGCTGA